Part of the Bdellovibrionales bacterium genome is shown below.
TTTATCCCCGTTACCACGACTCGAAAAAGACTCCGGGCGAGCTCACGGAATTGATGAGCGAATTCCAGTGTCCTCAATTCGTGTGGGATTAGAGTTTTACTACCGTCTCGTTGTCGAGCTTGCAGGCGAATAGAATTTATGAATTTACTGCAACTCCATCGCGGCTCAAAAACTTTTGGATCAAAACTCTTATTTGACGAGGCTTCGTTTGCTATCAACGAGGGGGAACATGTCGGAGTCATCGGTCCCAACGGCGCCGGCAAAACGACTCTTTTTAAAGCTCTCGTCAATCAGATCCAACTGGATTCGGGCGATCTCATTAAATCTCATAAACTCAGTATTGGTTACCTCGAACAAGAATCCAAAGAACCGCTAGATATATCTGCCGAGCAGCACCTCGATAACACGAGTACCGTCCCTCTGTGGGAACTGAAGCAATTGGGGATCAACCTTGGTCTTCTCGAAAAACATTTCGCGGTGCCATTTCATGAATCGAGCGGCGGATATCGCATGCGCATGAAACTTTTGTCTCTCGTGGGCCAACAGCCAAATCTTATGTTACTCGACGAGCCCACAAACTTTTTAGATCTCGAGAGTATTCTTACTTTGGAAAAATTCTTACAAAGCTTTGAGGGCGCTTTCCTGTTGATCTCCCATGATCGCGAGTTCCTCCGACGGACGACCGATCACACTCTTGAAGTCGAAGGGGGCGAGATCACAAAATTTCCAGGGAATATCGACGAATATTTTGAGCAAAAAGCGCAACTTCGCTCGATCCTGGAAGCGCAGGCCGCAAACCAGGACGCGAAAAGAAAGCACCTCCAAGATTTTGTCGATCGCTTCGGCGCTAAAGCCACAAAAGCGCGACAAGCCCAGAGCCGTGTCAAAATGATCGAAAAAATGGAAAAGATCGAAGTGAAAGCGCTTTCGGTTCGCGCTAAAGTGAAAATTCCGCCCCCGTCTCATTCGGGTAAAGAAATTTTAAATCTTGAGAACGCCAGCTTGGGGTACTCGGAAAAAACCGTAGTGTCTGATTGTACTATTCGCTTAGAAAAAGGCGTTCATCTCGGGGTGGTGGGCTTCAACGGGGCGGGTAAATCGACTTTACTAAAGTCCCTCGCCGGAAGACTTCCCCTTCTCTCGGGGGAGATCAATTATGGCTATCAGGTGAGCCTCTCTTATTATGCTCAGCATGTCAGCGAAGAGCTCAATCCCCAATCGACAGTCTTAGAGAGTCTACAAATGGCCGCAACACCTGATCTTAAATCCCAAGAGATTCTCAACGTGGCTGGATCACTTTTATTTTCCGGGGATGCGGTTCACAAAAAAATTTCAGTCTTATCGGGTGGCGAAAAATCCAGAGTCGCATTAGGGCAAATTCTTTTAAAAAGAAGTCCCTTGATTCTATTAGATGAGCCGACCAACCACTTGGATTTTGACACCGTTGAGGCCTTAACCGAAGCCCTTCGAGAGTATCCTGGCACCGTCGTGGTGGTCAGTCATGATCGAAGTTTCATAGGTCGTATCGCCACAAAAATTTTAGAGATTCGCGACGGTCGCGCAGAAATCTATCCCGGCACCTACGACGACTATTTGTGGAGCTTAGAAAAAGGTGCTCTCAAAGATCGCTTGGCCCAAGCGACCAACACCGCCCATTCCGATCGATCTCGGGAAAAAGTCATCTCTCAAAGCGCAGAAAAAAATCCTCCCGAAAAATCTGTGACTAAAACTGTTACAAGCAAACAACTGCAATCGGAAATTCGCGACCTTCAAAAGAAGATCAAAAAACAAGAGGACCTCGTTCAAAAATATTCTCAAGACTTGGAAAGGCTCAACTTGGATCTTGCATCCGCTCAGGGCGAAAAAATCTCCGAACTCTCAAAACAGCTCGGAGTCTGTGCCCAGAATTTACAGACGTCAGAGGATCTTCTTTTGGAATACATGGTCTCGCTCGAAAAATCGGAAACCCTTTTGCAGGGGTTAAAATAATATGAAGTTACTCCTCACTCTTTCAAATGATGCGACAAAGTCCGTGGAGGTCGAGGGAGAAATTCTCATCGCCACCTGGAACGAAAGGTATCGCTTTGGTGCTCAAAAGATGATTTTCCCCTTAGTCCTAGCGATCGGCTCTATTTTTATCCCAGTCCTCCATTTTGTACTCACACCTCTTCTCATTGTTGTGGTTTTAATCTCATTCTGGCTAGGATTTCGGAACCAGTGGAAGCTAGCGGTCTATAAACCTGCAAAATGTGTATCCTGCCGACAGACTCTCGACCTCCCTGCATATGTGGCCAACGACCGGAAGGCCGTTTGCCTCCACTGTACGGCACGCTATATCTTTTAACTCGCGTTTCGCATGTAACTTTACTGAATTCTCAGCGTATCCCAAGAATAGGACTACCTACAATTTGAGGTCGTTCTATACTTGACCTATGTTGATACGACCTCATATTACGTGAGGCCCAAAAGAGGAAAAACATGAAAACCCTGTTATTTTTCACACTATTAATTTTTGGAGTAAACGCAATGTCAGAAGCCACTCAGTATAAAAAACCGACTCAAGAAGAACTCAAATCGAAACTCACTCCCCAGCAGTACGCCTGCACCCAGGAGGAGGGCACCGAGCGCCCTTTTGAAAACGCTTATTGGGACAATAAGAAAGATGGAATTTATGTGGACATTGTTACGGGCGAGCCGTTGTTCAGTTCCCTCGATAAATACGATTCCGGTTCGGGATGGCCGAGCTTTACAAAACCTATTGAAGACAACCATCTGATCACTAAAACGGATAAAAAGCTTTTTATGGAGCGAACGGAAGTTCGTTCCAAGGCTGGAGATTCACATTTAGGCCATGTCTTCGATGACGGACCTCGAGACAAGGGCGGAAAACGTTTTTGCATTAATTCTGCTTCGCTCAATTTTATTCCAGTCGATAAAATGAAGGAGAAGGGCTACGGCAAATTTCTTTTCCCTTTCGCCGAGAAGCAAGGCTGGGAAGTGGCCACGCTGGCTGGGGGATGTTTTTGGGGAGTCGAAGATTTATTTCGTAAGGAAAAGGGCGTCATTGAGACTCACGTTGGTTATACCGGAGGTAGTACTCAAAACCCAACGTATAATGATATTAAAAAAGGTACGACAGGACATGCAGAGTCTTTGCAGATTCTTTTTGATCCTAAAATTACGACTTACGAGAACATTCTCACAACATTTTTTAAGCTTCACGATCCCACCACCTTAAATCAGCAAGGGAACGACCGCGGATCGCAGTACCGATCCGAGATATTTTATAACTCCGAAAAACAGAAAGAAGTGGCCGAAAAAGTGAAAGCGAGAGTCGATAAGTCTGGAGCCTGGAAAAAGCCCGTCGTTACTAAGATCTCAAAGTTCGACAAGTTTTGGGAGGCCGAGGATTATCATCAGGATTATTTGGTAAAAAATCCTGGCGGCTATACCTGTCACTTTGTCAGAGACGTTAAGTTTTAACGAATGTCTTCGGTAGCCATCTCGGGCATCTCAGGATCTAACTGATGACGTTCGGGGGGCTGCAAGGCTTGGTTTGCGAAAAATTCCCGAAGAGTTCTCTGATCTATACCTAAGAGATCTTTCTTTAAAGTCTCGGTGTCTTTAAAAACTAAAGTCGATTGAACAAAGCCATCCGGAAACGTGTTTAATCTGTCATAGCGCTGAAGCATAACGAAAAATGTGTTCATTCCTACAACTGAGGTCACCGCAACACCCGCCATGGGTAGCGTTGTTTCACCGAATTGAATACCAATACTCATCATCTCTGGAGCAAAGTAGGAGATCGCCGCCGTCAAAGCAGCCGAAAAGCTTCCCGTGATCAAGGTTCCCGTTTTGAGCGTTGATTTTAAGGGCGATGTTATCCATTTTGCAGGGGCAAACAGATAAACCGCGTTTTGCGTATCCACCGCTGCCAATACTTCGTTATTGAGAAAGAAGAAATCTTTGAACTCTCTACTGCCCCCCAACAAACGAGCGACACGTTGATTCTTCCATTGCACCAGATGATAAAGACGTCCTTCGGCCGTGAGTCCTATGTGGTTGTAAACATTCTCTGCAAAGGGACCGACTTCGATCCACTTCTGAAACTCAATCACTCCCACTTGCTGGAGGCCGACGTTATTATTCCGACGATAAACCTGTACGTTATTGAAAGTGAGTTTTCGGTCCTGAGGCAACTCCAGCTTATGAGAAAACAATTCTATACACTGCTGAGCCCAGCAGCTTGGCGAAAGTAATAGACATAAAGCTATCAAAGATATGACCCTCATGAACCCACCTTAATTGACGAGACGTTAACGTAAACTTCCGTAATTTCGTTGTCACGAAAGCGTGATAAATTGGATTTTTTACAGGGAGATGTTGCGCTTTCAAAACGCGGTGTTAATCTCATCTTCTAGAGGTGTTTTCATGACAGCAATGAGTTTAAGCGGCTTAAAAGTGATTTTAATTCACCAGGTTCACGAAATTGGGGAATGGTTTGGCTTCGAGACCAGGAATAAATATCAGATCCTCGATGAGACCAAAACTCCAATCGGCTTTGTGGCCGAGCAACAAAAGGGCATACTGGGCTTTCTCTTTCGTCAATACCTTGGGCATTGGCGAAAGTTCGATGTTCATTTTTTTACGGCAGATCGACAGTTGTGGTTGATCGCCCACCATCCTTTTCGTTGGTTTTTCGAACGTATCGAAATTCGCGATACTCAAGGCCAATATATCGGAGCCATTCAAAAGCGTTTTTCGATTCTCACTAAACGATTCGATGTCGAAAACTCCCGCGGCATGACGGTCATGGAAGTTTCGTCTCCCATTTGGCGTTTGTGGACTTTCACGTTTAGGCATCAAGACAAAAAAGTCGCCGAGGTTCAAAAGAAATGGAGCGGTATTTTTTCTGAGATGTTTACGGACAAAGATAATTTTCTGGTGGAATTTTCAGATCCCAGTTTAAGTGAAGAAGAACGGCGTTTGGTGATGGTATCTTCGGTATTCGTGGATCTTCTCTACTTCGAAAAAAAGCGATGAGCTCCTATCCTGCGCTTTATGGCCGCGTCAGTGGCGTGGCCGAGGTTCAACACTCGCGAGTCATTTTTATTAGTGATCACGATGGACGAGAGATTGTTTTGTCGAACACCACCCTTGGAATCAGTCTCGAAGGAACTAACTCTCATCACTACTATGTTTTCGACAAGCTTCGCCCGGACGTCCGTATCTGCATTCAAAACATTTTAGCCATTCAGCAGCTGGCCTCTTACGGAGTGGCTCCCGCCAGAGAGATCCTTGCCCAGGCTCAAAGAAAAAAATTAAAGCGGAGCGCCCTTGCCGGAGCACCCTTTTTCTTGTCCTTAGGGCTTCTTCTCCTTATTCCGTTAGTTTTGGCGCTCATTCCAGCTTCGTGGATGGCGCAAATTCTTCAACCACAGCACGAAAAAGCCCTGGGGAATCTCTTATTACCAATGATGCGCTTGCAGTTTGAAATTAAAGACAATCACCCGGCAGCTGTCCCCACCAAAAAAATCATAGACTTCATAAAAGCGGCCAACCCCGAACTTCATACTACGGAAGTTGAGGTTTACATTTCCACCAGCAAAGAGATCAACGCCTTCGCGGCTCCCGGTAATGTTATTGTCGTCAACCGCGGATTGATCGACAAGGCCGACTCCGTGGAAGAGGTCGCGGGAGTTCTCGCCCACGAGCTCGGGCATATTCATCAAAAGCATGTGGTCAAGTCCCTAGCCGGTGGCCTGGGCAGTCTCTTCGGAACCGTCCTGCTTGCAACTTTTGTAGGTTATGATGCGGCTCTTGTCGTGGCGAATGCCAGTGATTTTGTTTCCCTCAAATATTCTCGAGACGATGAACTGGCTGCCGATCAGCAAGGATTTAAGTTTCTCAACAACGCTCACGTTTCCACAGATGGGATGATTTCGTTTTTTAATAAAATTGCAGAGATGGATAAATTTCTGCCCAGTGTTTTAGCTCTCGCCAGTACCCATCCCTCATCCGTAGAACGTGCGGCGGCACTCCAGACTCTATCTGAAGAGCCTTTGGAGGTGCCTCTGAGGTCCCTTCCCGTTTCTCTTGAAGAGATCAAAAACTCTTTCGAGGGGGATAAGTAAGGAATTAAAGAACAAATCCAAAGCGGAATTCATTCACTCTTTGATTATAGTTCAGAAGAGTTTCCGCATAGCCGACATAGTATTGCATGTAGAATGCAGGGACGATGTCGAGACCGCCTAAACGAAACGAATACGCAAATTGGTACCCGCCCTGACTCCCATGCTGAGCGTACTTTCCGCCGGGCATTAACGAAATCGAGAATTCCCCTTTATCGATCCAAGCTTCGTAAAGCTGAATAAATGAAGCGGTGAGGATCACAGGCCCCATGTAATCACGAATATCATTGTTCGTAGGATCGAATCCATCGAGATACTGAAATTGGGCCGAGAATCGAACCACCCAGCGGGTGTATTCCGTATCAAAGTTAAAACGAACATACCTTCTTTCGAGAGATCGAGACTCCGCATCTTTTTTCCCATTGGACATATGGCTCCAAAAAGCAAAATCAATGGAGTCGATCATAAAGTCTTTGATTGTCCATCTATAGATGAGCTCGGGATTATAGGTGGAATCTTTGAACGGTTTGGAATCTTCGCGAAGATTCCAAAACATCTGCTGTGTATACGCGATAAAGAACGGAACATCACGAACCAGCGGCGCTTTAAAACTGAATTGCAGCTTAGAGTCGGGAACCCCATAGGCAAAGTAAAACGGATTGTGTCTCTGCAACACCTCTTGGTCTTCGCGGCGTAAAGCTTCTGACTGCTTATTTTCATCAGCCTTGTTTTCGCCCTGAGATGGCTCCTCACCTTTCTTCTCTACTTTTTTATCTCCAAAGGCTTCCGAAGGTTTTTTTTCGGTGTCAGAGTCTGGTTTTTTTTCGATAGCCAAAGATGAAAGTGTGAATGATAGAGCGACAACGATAAGAATTATTTTATTTAACATAGACTGCTTATAGATAAAAAAAGGGGACCTGTGTAGTCCCCTTAACATATTTACACTTAATAGTTTTCTACACCGTTTTTCGGCGAGCGACGACTAAGCGATAGATGTAAAGAATAAGCATCGCACCCAACACAGAGGCGATAAAGCCCGCAGGTTCGTTAGGCATATAAAAGCCCGCCGCGGAGCCAATCCAATTTGCAACAACGGATCCTGCGATACCCAGCAATGCCGTGATAATAAAACCGCCAGGATCTTTGCCCGGCATAAATAACTTAGCCACAGCTCCAATGATTAATCCGATAATAAATGCCCATATCATAATAAA
Proteins encoded:
- a CDS encoding bifunctional methionine sulfoxide reductase B/A protein; the protein is MSEATQYKKPTQEELKSKLTPQQYACTQEEGTERPFENAYWDNKKDGIYVDIVTGEPLFSSLDKYDSGSGWPSFTKPIEDNHLITKTDKKLFMERTEVRSKAGDSHLGHVFDDGPRDKGGKRFCINSASLNFIPVDKMKEKGYGKFLFPFAEKQGWEVATLAGGCFWGVEDLFRKEKGVIETHVGYTGGSTQNPTYNDIKKGTTGHAESLQILFDPKITTYENILTTFFKLHDPTTLNQQGNDRGSQYRSEIFYNSEKQKEVAEKVKARVDKSGAWKKPVVTKISKFDKFWEAEDYHQDYLVKNPGGYTCHFVRDVKF
- a CDS encoding ATP-binding cassette domain-containing protein — its product is MNLLQLHRGSKTFGSKLLFDEASFAINEGEHVGVIGPNGAGKTTLFKALVNQIQLDSGDLIKSHKLSIGYLEQESKEPLDISAEQHLDNTSTVPLWELKQLGINLGLLEKHFAVPFHESSGGYRMRMKLLSLVGQQPNLMLLDEPTNFLDLESILTLEKFLQSFEGAFLLISHDREFLRRTTDHTLEVEGGEITKFPGNIDEYFEQKAQLRSILEAQAANQDAKRKHLQDFVDRFGAKATKARQAQSRVKMIEKMEKIEVKALSVRAKVKIPPPSHSGKEILNLENASLGYSEKTVVSDCTIRLEKGVHLGVVGFNGAGKSTLLKSLAGRLPLLSGEINYGYQVSLSYYAQHVSEELNPQSTVLESLQMAATPDLKSQEILNVAGSLLFSGDAVHKKISVLSGGEKSRVALGQILLKRSPLILLDEPTNHLDFDTVEALTEALREYPGTVVVVSHDRSFIGRIATKILEIRDGRAEIYPGTYDDYLWSLEKGALKDRLAQATNTAHSDRSREKVISQSAEKNPPEKSVTKTVTSKQLQSEIRDLQKKIKKQEDLVQKYSQDLERLNLDLASAQGEKISELSKQLGVCAQNLQTSEDLLLEYMVSLEKSETLLQGLK
- a CDS encoding M48 family metallopeptidase, which translates into the protein MSSYPALYGRVSGVAEVQHSRVIFISDHDGREIVLSNTTLGISLEGTNSHHYYVFDKLRPDVRICIQNILAIQQLASYGVAPAREILAQAQRKKLKRSALAGAPFFLSLGLLLLIPLVLALIPASWMAQILQPQHEKALGNLLLPMMRLQFEIKDNHPAAVPTKKIIDFIKAANPELHTTEVEVYISTSKEINAFAAPGNVIVVNRGLIDKADSVEEVAGVLAHELGHIHQKHVVKSLAGGLGSLFGTVLLATFVGYDAALVVANASDFVSLKYSRDDELAADQQGFKFLNNAHVSTDGMISFFNKIAEMDKFLPSVLALASTHPSSVERAAALQTLSEEPLEVPLRSLPVSLEEIKNSFEGDK
- a CDS encoding phospholipase A, encoding MLNKIILIVVALSFTLSSLAIEKKPDSDTEKKPSEAFGDKKVEKKGEEPSQGENKADENKQSEALRREDQEVLQRHNPFYFAYGVPDSKLQFSFKAPLVRDVPFFIAYTQQMFWNLREDSKPFKDSTYNPELIYRWTIKDFMIDSIDFAFWSHMSNGKKDAESRSLERRYVRFNFDTEYTRWVVRFSAQFQYLDGFDPTNNDIRDYMGPVILTASFIQLYEAWIDKGEFSISLMPGGKYAQHGSQGGYQFAYSFRLGGLDIVPAFYMQYYVGYAETLLNYNQRVNEFRFGFVL
- a CDS encoding GlsB/YeaQ/YmgE family stress response membrane protein — its product is MIWAFIIGLIIGAVAKLFMPGKDPGGFIITALLGIAGSVVANWIGSAAGFYMPNEPAGFIASVLGAMLILYIYRLVVARRKTV